The proteins below are encoded in one region of Chloroherpetonaceae bacterium:
- a CDS encoding superoxide dismutase, with protein MPFTLPELPYPKDALEPHLSAKTFEFHYGKHHQAYVTNLNNLIPNTEFENASLEEIIKKTAKDSSKAAFFNNAAQVWNHTFYWHCMKPKGGGEPTGALMDKIKEDFGDFGKFKEAFKQAAVTQFGSGWAWLVLDNGKLAVVKTPNAEVPFTEGKTPLLTIDVWEHAYYIDYQNRRPDYAQVFIDHLINWDFVSQNFAAAMK; from the coding sequence ATGCCATTTACGCTTCCAGAACTGCCATATCCCAAAGATGCGCTCGAACCGCATCTTTCTGCAAAAACCTTTGAATTCCATTATGGCAAGCATCATCAAGCATATGTAACCAACTTGAACAACCTGATTCCAAACACCGAGTTCGAGAATGCGTCGCTAGAAGAAATCATTAAGAAGACAGCCAAAGATAGCTCAAAGGCAGCATTCTTCAACAATGCGGCGCAGGTGTGGAATCATACCTTCTACTGGCATTGTATGAAGCCAAAAGGCGGCGGTGAACCGACTGGGGCATTAATGGATAAAATCAAGGAAGATTTTGGCGATTTCGGCAAATTCAAGGAAGCCTTCAAGCAAGCGGCAGTAACGCAGTTTGGCTCTGGTTGGGCGTGGCTGGTGCTGGATAACGGTAAATTGGCAGTGGTTAAAACACCGAATGCTGAAGTGCCTTTCACTGAAGGCAAAACCCCGTTGCTGACAATTGATGTGTGGGAACACGCCTACTACATTGACTACCAAAATCGTCGCCCCGACTACGCACAAGTCTTCATTGACCACCTTATCAACTGGGATTTTGTCAGCCAGAACTTTGCCGCTGCGATGAAATAA